In Notolabrus celidotus isolate fNotCel1 chromosome 22, fNotCel1.pri, whole genome shotgun sequence, one genomic interval encodes:
- the lingo2b gene encoding leucine-rich repeat and immunoglobulin-like domain-containing nogo receptor-interacting protein 2b: MTGGIVGKRDMRHPARHHCHLFLGGALLLLLASLAQSCPARCECSAQTKSVSCHRKRLPAIPEGIPIETRVLDLSKNKLRIITPDNFSSFLQLEDLDLSDNLISVVEPGSFRSQLALRSLNFRSNLLQLVPAGVLSGLTNLSRLDLSHNRLVVLLDHAFQDLRRLTSLEVGDNELVFVSQRAFTGLLGLQSLTLERSNLTVVPTDALGHLHSLVELHLRYLSIGFLKPFSFKRLSRLRRLEIDYWPWLDALPPLSLHGLNLTTLFITNTNLSAFPGAALHNLHYLTHLNLSYCRIKHIHQGELGQLPHLVELRLQGAHLIAIEPLAFVGLKSLQLLDVSENHLDSLERGVFASPDNLQRLCLGGNPLVCDCRLLWLLNSHKPPSLQILDVQPECSGPDHLQGKPLRDLKEPLVSRYMTCTKPRIGPNTTQLLMTDEGQPARLICLAEGAPRPSVVWITPHRRYVTTKSSGRVEVQSDGTLEIKTAELHDSGVYLCIASNPAGNASLSASLAVKSLGIGDRSHYSNRSSNYLTDSNNTWGNGTVLYNMTVPIDIKTIIISTAMGCLSFLGVVIFCFLLLFIWSRGKGRHKSNFDIEYVPRKSNGAAAEVSESSGPRRVNMKMI; encoded by the coding sequence ATGACAGGGGGCATCGTGGGTAAAAGAGACATGCGGCACCCAGCCCGGCACCACTGCCATCTCTTCCTGGGTGGGGCCTTGCTGCTTCTCCTGGCCAGCCTGGCTCAGAGCTGCCCTGCCCGATGTGAGTGCTCAGCCCAAACCAAGTCAGTAAGTTGCCACCGCAAGCGCCTGCCTGCCATCCCTGAAGGAATCCCCATCGAGACACGCGTCCTGGACCTTAGCAAGAACAAGCTTCGCATCATTACACCAGACAACTTCTCTTCATTCCTTCAGCTGGAGGACCTGGACCTAAGCGACAACCTCATCAGTGTGGTCGAGCCTGGATCATTTCGGTCTCAGCTCGCTCTGCGCTCGCTCAACTTTCGCAGTAACCTGCTTCAGCTTGTTCCCGCTGGTGTGCTGTCGGGCTTGACCAATCTCTCCCGCCTTGACCTCAGCCACAACCGACTGGTGGTTCTCTTGGATCACGCCTTCCAAGACCTGCGCAGGTTGACGTCCCTGGAGGTCGGTGACAATGAGTTAGTCTTTGTTTCCCAGCGGGCCTTTACTGGATTACTTGGACTTCAAAGTCTGACCCTGGAACGATCCAATCTCACAGTAGTTCCAACTGATGCTCTGGGACATCTCCACAGCCTGGTTGAGCTTCACTTACGCTACCTTAGCATTGGTTTTCTAAAACCTTTCTCCTTCAAGAGGCTATCACGACTCCGCCGACTAGAGATTGATTACTGGCCATGGCTGGATGCActgcctcccctctctctgcatgGGCTCAACCTTACAACATTGTTCATAACGAACACTAACCTGTCTGCCTTCCCCGGAGCAGCACTACACAACCTGCACTACCTCACACATCTCAACTTGTCCTACTGCCGCATCAAGCATATTCATCAAGGAGAGCTAGGTCAACTCCCACACCTGGTGGAGCTTCGGCTTCAAGGGGCTCATCTGATTGCTATCGAGCCTTTAGCATTTGTGGGCCTCAAATCTTTGCAACTACTGGATGTGTCAGAGAACCACCTGGACTCCCTGGAGAGGGGAGTGTTTGCCTCACCAGACAACCTCCAGAGGCTGTGTCTGGGTGGAAACCCATTAGTGTGTGACTGCAGGTTGCTTTGGCTACTCAATAGCCACAAGCCCCCCTCTCTGCAGATTTTGGATGTCCAGCCTGAGTGCAGCGGCCCTGACCACCTCCAAGGAAAACCCCTCCGTGACCTTAAAGAGCCTCTGGTCTCCCGTTATATGACCTGCACCAAACCACGGATTGGACCCAACACGACTCAGCTGCTGATGACTGATGAGGGTCAACCTGCCCGCCTGATCTGCTTGGCAGAGGGAGCACCTCGGCCTTCAGTGGTCTGGATTACACCTCACAGACGCTACGTCACAACCAAAAGCAGTGGTAGGGTGGAAGTTCAGTCAGATGGTACCCTAGAGATCAAGACAGCGGAGCTGCATGACAGCGGGGTGTATCTGTGTATTGCCAGTAACCCTGCTGGTAATGCAAGCCTGTCAGCCTCTTTAGCTGTGAAGAGTCTGGGCATTGGGGACAGATCTCACTATAGCAACAGGAGCTCGAACTATCTGACAGACTCTAACAACACATGGGGGAATGGGACAGTACTGTACAACATGACAGTCCCTATAGACATTAAAACTATCATTATATCTACAGCCATGGGCTGCCTGTCTTTCCTAGGTGTGGTCATCTTTTGTTTCCTGCTTCTGTTTATCTGGAGTCGAGGGAAAGGACGCCATAAGAGCAACTTTGATATTGAGTATGTCCCTCGCAAATCCAATGGGGCAGCAGCAGAGGTGTCTGAATCAAGTGGCCCACGACGGGTCAACATGAAAATGATTTGA